From Acidimicrobiales bacterium:
CAGGGGCTGGCAGTCCTTCCCTTGTTCGCCGGCTACGACCTCCGGCGGCGGATCGGCCGCATCTTCAACTACGACCTGACGGGCGGTCGGTACGAGGAGGCCGACTACCACGCCACCGGATCGGGCGGTCGGGACGCCCGCACGACCATCAAGCTGGGCTATCGAGAGCGGATGGCGCGCGACGAGGCGATCGAGCTCGCCATCCTCGGACTGTACGAGGCGGCCGACGAGGACATCGCCACGGGCGGGCCCGACGTGGTCCGCGGCATCTACCCGATGGTCGCCACCGTCAGCGCCAACGGGTTCGAGCTCGCCGGCGAGTCGGAGGTGGCCGAGCGCTTCGGGGCGCTCATCGAGCGCAAGCGGGCGGAGGGCCAGCGACCATGACCATGCCCTTCTACGTGGCCCCCGAGCAGGTCATGAAGGACCGTGCCGACTACGCCCGCAAGGGGATCGCCCGGGGTCGGGCGCTCGTCGCCTCGGTCTTCGCCGACGGGATCCTGGTGACCGCCGAGAACCCCTCTCGCTCCCTTCACAAGGTCAACGAGATCTACGACCGCATCGCCTTCGCCGGTGTCGGTCGGTACAACGAGTTCGACCAGCTCCGGGTGGCGGGTGTGCGCCATGCCGATACCAAGGGCTTCGCCTACAGCCGCGAGGACGTCGACGCCCGCTCGCTGGCGAACCTCTACGCGCAGTACCTCGGCCAGGTCTTCACCCATGAGATGAAGCCACTCGAGGTGGAGATCCTCGTCGCGGAACTGCAC
This genomic window contains:
- the prcA gene encoding proteasome subunit alpha, with the translated sequence MTMPFYVAPEQVMKDRADYARKGIARGRALVASVFADGILVTAENPSRSLHKVNEIYDRIAFAGVGRYNEFDQLRVAGVRHADTKGFAYSREDVDARSLANLYAQYLGQVFTHEMKPLEVEILVAELH